The Rhodobacter sp. genome segment GGGGAAAGGGCAGGGTCATGGCAGGATCTCCACCGGGTCGTCCAGGGCGATCTCGCCGCCCCGCGTCACGGTTGCGTAAACGCCGAAGTCGCGGTGCCCCCAACCCGATTCGAGTGCGGCCAGCGTGTCGCCCGCGGGGGCGCCGGTCTCGGGGTCGTGGGCGGTGGCGACGCAGCGGGTGATGCGTTGTTCGATGCGCAGGCGCGCGGGACCGATGGCGATCTCGTGGCCAATCCGGTCGAATTCGGTCCAGGCGGGCAGCCCGTCCAGCCACAGGTTGCCGCGGAACCGGTGTATGGACAGTGGCCGGCCCATCCGCCCGGCCAGCGCATCGAGCGACGCGAGGTTCAGGATCGCGATCCAGGGCCCCGGCACATCGGTCAGCGCGCCGCCGTCCCGGCGCGCGACCAGGGCGCGGGGGGCCGGGCGGTTGGCGGGCCAGAGCGGCCGCAGCCAATCGACCAGCGCGGGGCCGCAAGCGGGCAGGGTGCCGGCGAAGGGCGGGCGCGCGGGGTGGGTCAGGCGCAGGGCGCCCGTGGTCTCGTCAAAGGTGGCGCGGATCGCTTGCAGATGCCCCTCGGCGGCGCCCCGGACAAAGTTCATCTTGGGCACCCAGCCATCCGGCGCGGCGTCGAAACCGGCGGCTTCGGTGGCGATCGCGTAGAGGCGGTCAAAGGGCAACGGGCGGCCCTCTGTCAGGGCCGCCCGGGTCACGGTCTGGAACCCGGCGGATTTCACCGGGTGCCGCACGATATGGGCCAGTCGGGCGCCGCTCACTTGGCCTTGCCGCCCTTATTGCCGCCTTTTGGCACTTTCAACGACGCCCGGATGTTGCCGAAAATGTCGGGCCGCGAGCCATGCGCCGTCATGATCAGATATTGCTGGGTAAAGGTGATGATGTTGTTGCCGATCCAGTACATCAGCAGCCCCGAGGCAAAGCCGCCCATCACGAACATGAACACCAGCGGCATCCAGTTGAAGATGGTCGCCTGCATCGGGTCCGCCGGCGCCGGGTTCAGGCGCATCTGGAACCACATCGATGTGCCGAACAACAGCGGCAGCAGACCCAGGAACACCGTCGCCAGCATCGTGCCGGTCTCGGGCGCGGCCCAGGGCATCAGGCCAAAGAGGTTGTAGAGCGAGGTCGGGTCCGGGGCCGACAGGTCGTTGAACACCCAGAACCACGGCGCCTGCCTGAGTTCGATGGTGACGAAGATCACCTTGTAGAGCGAGAAGAAGATCGGGATCTGCAACATGATCGGCAGGCAACCGGCGGCCGGATTCACCTTGCGGTCCCGGTAGAGCGCCATCATCTCCTGTTGCAGTTTCTGCCGGTCCTCGCCCGCGCGTTCCTTGATCGCCTGCATTTCGGGCTGGAGTTCCTTCATCCGCGCCATCGAGACATAGGATTTCCAGGCGAGCGGCAGCAGCAGCGCCTTCAGCGTCAAGGTCAGCGCCAGGATCGCCCAGCCCATGTTCCCGATCAGCCCGTGATAGAAGTTCAGCACCAGGAAGATCGGCTTGGTCAGGAAGAAGAACCAGCCCCAGTCGATCGCATCCACGAAGCGGTCGATGTGCAGGCTTTCCGCGTAGCCGGTCAGCGTGGCGTATTCCTTGGCGCCGGTGAACAGCATCGACTGCGCCGTCGCGGTCTGGCCCGGTTCGACCGTGACGGTGGGCTGGCGCAGGCTGGCCTGGTAAATCTCGGAGCCCGGCACATACTGGCCGACACCCGCCGCCGGATTGCCCGGCGTCGCCACCAGCGCGGCCATGAAGTATTTCGAGGTGAAGCCGATCCAGGCGTTCTCGGTCGCGTCGGCCTCGCGCGCGGGGGTCCGCTCGCGGTCGCTGACGGGATAGTCGCGCATGGTCTTGTAGCTGTCCTCGATGAGGGCGCCATCGGCCATCTGCACCAGACCCTCATGCGAGATGTAGTAGCGTTGCATGTCCGGTGGCACATCATGTTGCGCCAGAATGCTGTAGGGGTCCAGCTGCACCGGGGTGTCGCCGGTGTTCTCTACCGTCTGGGTCACGGTGAACATGTAGCCGTCGTCCACCGCGATCTCACGGGTGAAGATCAGCCCGGCGCCGTTGTCCCAGCGCAGCGTCACCGGCGTCTCGGGGGTCAGCGCGTTGGTGCCGACCTGTTGCCAGGGGGTCGCGGGGCCGGGGACATGGTCGTAATCCAGCGCACCGCGCGGGCTCCAGCCGAACAGGGCGTAGAAGGGGTGGCGCGCGCCGCCGTTGGGATTCAGCAGGTGCACAAGCTCGCTGCCGGGGGCCACGGTCTCGCGGTAGTCGCGCAGCTGCATGTCGTCAAAGCGGCCGCCGGTCAGCGCCAGCGATCCAGTCAGGCGCGGCGTATCGATGGCGATCCGTGCCGTGGCTTCCAAAGGCTGCGCCAGGGTCGCGTCGCCGCTGGCCGGGGTCGTCGTCTCGGCCGAGGGCGGGGGGATCAGTTCGCTTTGCGCGACGGTGTCGGCGGGATCGGGCTGTGGCGGCGGGAACAGCGCGAACCAGCCCATGATGACCGCGAGGCTCAGGGCAAAGGCGAGGATCAGGTTCTTTGTTTGATCGTCCATCGGGGCTTTCCGGGCGCGATTTCGGTGCTGCGCCGGTTCAACAGGCCCTGCCCGCAAAGGTCAAGCGGATTCCCCCGGGGCGCGGCGTGACGGGCGGGGAATTTTCCCGTCCCGGGGCGTCCGGCCGCGCCGCCCGGGGTGGGCGGGGCCCCGCGCGGGCCGACCGGTCCTTGCCAGGGAGCTCAGCCGGCGGTGCCATCGGCGGCGCGCGCGGCGTCGGTGTCCTCGCACCAGGGCTCGCCGCGTTCCAGGGCCTCGGTATGGGCGCGCAACCATGCCGGCAGGTCCTGGGCCGGCATCGGGCGGGCGATGGCGAACCCTTGCAGATGGTCGCAGCCCATCTGCGCCAGCAGAACCTGCTCGCCCGCGCTTTCGACCCCCTCGGCCAGGGTGGCGATGCCCAGGCGCTCGGCCATTGACAGGATGGCCGCGACCATGCGCTGCTGGTCGGGGTCGCGGTGCAGATTGGTGACAAAAGAGCGGTCGATCTTGATCCGGCCGACGGCAAAGCGGCGAATATGGGCGATCGAGGCATGGCCGGTGCCAAAATCGTCCAGATCGATGCCGCAGCCCATCGCCGCCAGGCGGGCAATGGTGCGCACGGCGACGTCGTCGTCGCCTTCGGCGATCACGGTCTCCAGGATTTCCAAGGACAGCCGCTCGGGCGCCAGGTCGCGGCGGTCCAGTTCCCAGCCGATCTCGTCGGCCAGGCGCGGGTTGCGCAATTCCTCGGCCGACAGGTTGACCGAGACGCTGGGCACGGCGTGCCCCCCGCGATCGAGCGAGACGAGCAGGTCGAGCGCGTCGCGCAGCATCCGTTCGGCCAGCAGGGGCGACAGGCCGGCGGATTCGATTTGCGGCAGGAATTCACCCGGAGAGATCAGGCCGCGTTGCGGATGCTGCCAGCGCGCCAGCGCCTCGAACCCGCTGACCTGGCCGGTGTCGGTGCGGATCTGGGGCTGGAAATAGGCGCGGATCTCGCCATCGGTCAGGGCGCGTCGCAGCGCGCCCAGATGATCGGCGTTCAGCGTGGCGGGGAAATCGACGACCGAATAGCTGCTCAGACCGCCGGGTCCCGCGCGGCGGGCCTTTTCCGCGGCGACCTCGGCCGCTTGCAGCATGTCCAGGCCGTTGAGGCTGGCCGCGCGCGCGCTGGTCGCAAAGCCGATGGACACGCTGGGCCACAGCGTCAGGTGATCGCCACGAACGGGTTGGGCCAACCGGGTCTGAACGCGCTGGGCGATCGCCAGAACCCCGCCAAGGTCGAGAGCGCGCTGCGGAAACAGGGCGATGCCGAACCCGTCGCCGTCCAGCGCGCAGAACACGTCCTGGTCGCGCAACGCCCGGCCCAACCGGTCGCCCAGTTCCTGCGACAACAGCGCAAAGGCCGCGTCGCCATGCAGCCGGCGCACCCGGTCGGCATCGTCGATCCGCACCGCCAGAGCGGCGCCCCGCGCGCCGTCACCCGGTTGCGCCAGCGCCGCCAGCACCGCCGCACGGTCCAGGAACGGGGCCTGGCCCCCGCCGGCGGGAACCCGTCCCCGGGGGGTGCGGACCACCGCCCACAGCAGCGCGGCCTGCACCACGATCAGCGACGTGACGGTCCAGCCCGGCAGCGTTGTCGTGGCCAGGATCGTCGAGGGCGCCAGCACGGCGCAGGCCGTCAGCAGCCGTCCGATCCCCGGTCGCCGCCCGAGCCAGCCATTCACAAACCCCATGAGCCCATTCCCTTGCCGCCGGAACCCATCCGGTCGGGACAGGCTGGGCGGCCGAGGTGAGCGAAGCCTTAACGCAGCAGCGGGATTTCGTTCGAATTGTCGCGATCGGGGGCGTCGGGGGTGTCGAGCCGCGCCGCCCGCGGCCTGAGACCGGCGAAATCGAACAGCGCAGGGTCCACCAGATGCGAGGGGCGCACGTTCATCAGCGCCTTGAACATCACGTTGCGCCGGCCGGGGGTGCGGCGTTCCCATTCGTCCAGCAGCGCCTTGACCTGCATCCGCTGCAACCCGTCCTGCGAGCCGCACAGATCGCAGGGGATGACCGGATAGCCCATGGCGCGCGCGAATTTCTCGCAATCGGCCTCGGCCACCAGGGCCAGGGGGCGCAGCACCGCCAGGTCTCCGTCCTCGTTCACCAGCTTGGGCGGCATGGTGGCCAGGCGCCCGCCATGGAACAGGTTCATGAAGAAGGTTTCCAGCATGTCGTCGCGGTGGTGGCCCAGGACCACGGCCGCGCAGCCTTCCTCGCGCGCGATGCGATACAGGTTGCCGCGCCGCAGTCGCGAGCATAGCGAACAATAGGTGCGGCCTTGCGGGATCTTGTCCACGACCACCGAATAGGTGTCCTGGTATTCGATCCGGTGGGGCACACCCATGCGGGTCAGGAACTCGGGCAGGACGGTGGCGGGAAAGCCGGGCTGGCCCTGATCCAGGTTGCACGCCAGCAGATCGACGGGCAAAAGGCCGCGCCATTTCAATTCGTGCAGGATGGCCAGCAAGGTGTAGCTGTCCTTGCCGCCCGACAGGCAGACCAGCCAGCGGTCGCCGGGGCGCACCATGCCGAAGGTGTCGATCGCCTCGCGCACCTGCTGGACCAGACGCTTGCGCAGCTTGCGGAATTCGGTCGTCTTGGGCGCGCCGTGGAACAGCGCGTGGATGTCGTCGCCGGGAAGATCGTCTGCATCGTCGCGCATGGGCCGGGCCCTCCTGCGGGTTGCCATAGGGGGTTTCCTTTGCCATCGTCAAGCCATCGGCAACCGGGGCGGGCGATGGACCAGGAACAGACCGAAGAGTTGCTTGTGGACCTCAGCGCCAGCCGCTTTTCGGTTGCCTTCTCGACCCTGTTCTTCGGCTTTGGCATCGCCGCCGGGTTCCTGCTGGCGTTTTCGGGGCTGGGCTTTCTGCAAGACAGCGCGGGCATCATCGCCGGCGTGTTTCTGGTGGCGCTGTGCGTCCTGGCGCTGGCGGGGCTGGCGCTGTATCTGCTGCGCGACCGGCTGCTATCGCGACTGTTCGGCATCGCCCGGGCGCAGGTCGAACTGATCGCGACCCCGCTTGCCGATGTCGCCCAGGGCGCTGCCCGGCGCGACCCCGAGCACGCCGCGCAATCCGCCCGGCGGCTGATCCAGGTGGCGATGGCGCGCTATGCCTGGCTGGCGACGCGGCGCTGGATCATGACCTCGCTGACGGCGCTGATCGCAGCCATGGCGGCGCTGGCGGGCACCGCGCTGCTGTTCAAGCAAAACGACCTGATCGCGCAGCAGATTGTGCTGCTTTCGGTGCAAAACGACCGGATCACGCAGCAGAACGCGATGCTGGAGCAGCAGACCGAACTGGCCGAGGCCGCCCGCAACGCCGCGCTGGCGGTCGAGGTGACGGCGGTCGCGGGGCTGCTGGGCGAGGCGGTGGATCGCGCGATGGGCCCTGTCGAGCAGCGCGGCCCGATGGCCATCGTGCCTGTGCTGCACCCTGAAACCGACCTGGCGCGCAGCGTCGTGTTCCGGCTCATCGCCGTGTCGCAGGCGCTCAGGCCGTATCGGTTTCTGGACCCGGGCTACCACCAGGCGGATGAAAGCGATCTGGTGCATCAGGCGATGCGGGCCCGTCGCCAGGCCATGCCCCTGACCTATGCCCGCATGGCCGAGACGAACGGCTGGGTCGATTCCGACGGCCCGCCGCATCTGGTGGATCGCCCCGCCAGCCCCGAACGCGGCCAGTTGCTGCGCGTGATGCTGGTCAACGGCTTGCGCGAGACCGAGGTGCTCAGCTTCTACGGGCTCGATCTGAGTTTCGCCTCGGCGCAGGGGTTGACCATCGGATCGGCGACGATGCAGAACGCCGATCTGGCCTATGCGGATCTGTCCTATGGGCAAATGGTCGAGACCGACTTTCGCGGCGCCAATCTGGCCAACCTGCGGTTCCGGCACGGTCAGGTGCTGCGCAGCCGCCTGGGCCGCCTGCCCGCGGCCGATGTGCGCGCGCCCTTCACCCGAGAGCCGGGCGGGTATGACACGCGCCTGATCGGCGCCGATTTCACCGATGCCTTGATCGAGGATAGCGAATTCCGGGGGGCGAACGCGATGGCGGCACAGTTCGACCGGGCGCTGGTGATCGCGGCGGATTTCCGCGAGGCGACGCTGGCCGGCGCCAGTTTCGCGGACGCCGTGCTGATCGCGCCGCAGTGGCAGGGCGCGGTGCTGCTGTCGGTCGATCTGGACGGGGCGGTGGTGATCGGGGACGATCCGCTGGCCGCGTTGGCCGCCCAGGCCGCGCCCGACAGCTTTGTCGCCGACCGGTATCGCGCGGAACCCGTCAACCTGGACGAGGTCCTGCAAGCGCATGACTGGGCCGACGACGATCGCGCGCGCCGCATCCAGGGGCTGGTGGGCGACCAGCCTGCCTGGCGGCTGGTCCGTCTCGGCGCGTTTCAGTGACGGTGTTCGCGGTCATAGGCGGGGTCGGCGCCGGGCACAGGGTCATAGCCATGCCCACCCAGGGGATGACACCGGGCGACCCGTTTCGCCGCCAGCCATGTGCCCTTCAGCGCGCCGTGCCGTTCCAGCGCCTCCATCGCATAGGCTGAACAGGTGGGCTGGTAGCGGCAGCCATGCCCGACCCAGGGGCTGAGCAGCAGCCGATAGGCGCGAACGGGCAGCGCGACCACCCAGGCGGCGGCGGTCATCTTGGGGCGGGGGGATGGCGGCATGGAAACCTCGGTCTGACAGGGCGGATGTGGCGCCACGAGGGGCCCGGCGCAAGGGCCTGCGTCACCGCGTCAGCCATTCGGCCAGATCCGCGATCTGGTGTGGGGCGAACACCGCGATGCCGTGATCGCGCAGCACCTGCGCGGTCACCCCCGCGCCGGGCACCCTTTGGCCGGCATGGTGCCCGTCGTAGACCCGTGTGCTGCCGCAAGACGGGCTGCCATCGGTCAGCAGCGCGGCGCCGCAGCCGCGGTCCTGCGCGACCTGCAACGCGAACCGCGCCCCGGCGACAAAGGCGCGGGTCACATCGTCGCCGGTCGCGCCCAGCACCCGGCCGCGCCCGGCCAGCACATCGCGGGCGGTGGTGCCGGGCGCGATCTCGGCGGGGGCGCGCGGGGTGGGCAGGCCGGCGGCGACCTCAGGGCAGAGTGGCACCAGCCAGCCCTGCGCCTGCCAGGTCGCAAGCAACCGGTCGTGCATAGGTTTCGCCCGCCCGTCGTAGCGGACAGGCTGACCCAGCAGACAGGCACTGACCAGAATGCGCGGCATGGCGCGGATCCTAGAGCGGGGCCCGCGCCGGGTAAAGGTGGACGCGGCCCCGGGCCCGGATTAGCCTGACCGGTGCTGGAGGGACGCATGACACGACATATCCTCATCACCGGCGGATCGCGCGGGATCGGACGGGCCACGGCGCTGCTGGCGGCGGCGCGCGGCTGGCGGGTGAGCATCGGCTACCACGGCAACGCCGAGGCCGCGCGCGCGGTCGCCGCGCAGACCGGCGGCCCGGCGCTGGCGGGCGACGTCTGCGACCCCGGGGCGGTGGCGGCCGTGTTCGACGCGGCCGAGGCCGCGCAGGGGCCGCTGGACGCGGTGGTGGTCAACGCCGGGGTCGTCGCCCCCGCCATGCCGTTGGCCGAGATGTCCGACGACCGCCTGCGCCGGGTCATCGACACCAACCTGATGGGCGCGCTCTATTGCGCGCGCGAGGCCGCGCGCCGCCTGCCGCGTCCCCGGGACGTCGAGCCGGGCGCGCTGGTGCTGCTGTCCTCGATCGCGGCGAGCCTGGGCGCGCCGAACGAATACGTCGATTATGCCGCCGCCAAGGGTGCGGTGGACACGTTGACCCGGGGCCTGGCCAAGGAACTCGCGGCCGGGAACGTGCGCGTCAACGCGGTGCGCCCCGGGTTGATCGACACCGAGATCCATGCCTCGGGCGGGCGGCCGGACCGCGCGCAGGCGCTGGCGCCTCTGGTGCCGATGGGCCGCCCGGGCCGGGCCGAGGAAGTCGCCGAGGCGGTGCTGTGGCTGTGCGGGCCGGGGGCGTCCTATACCTCGGGCGCGGTGCTGGACGTGGGGGGCGGACGATGAGGGCGCCGCCGCTTCCCGTGCTGGCCTCGGCCGAGGCGCGCGCCTTTCTGGCGCAACCGATCCCCGAGGCGGTCTTTCGCCACGCGCCGCAGTCGCCGGACGAATGGCGGGCCCTGATCGACCGCTTCAATGCGCTGCGGGCAGACGCGGTCGAAACCCTGCGCGCGCTGCTGCCCGTGCGCATCGACACGGTGACGATCTCCGGTGTTCCCTGCCGCGTGCTGACGCCCGAGGGCGCGCCCGACGCGCCCGACGCCCCCGTGGTGGTCGAATTCCATGGCGGGGCCTATGTGCTCTATGCCGGACTGTCCGGGCTGGGCCGGGCGCTGAAGTTCGCGCTGGCCTCGGGGCTGCGGGTGATCGCGGTGGATTACAGGATGCCGCCCGCCGCGCCCTATCCCGCCGCGCTGGAGGATGCGCTGGCGGTCTATCGCGCCGTTCTGGCGGACAAACCGGCGCGGCGGGTGGCCGTCTACGGGACCTCGGCCGGGGGGAATCTGGCGGCCGCGATGATGGTCGCGGCGCGTGCCGAAGGGCTGGCCATGCCCGCCGCCGCGGTGCTGAACACGCCCTGGATGGACCTGACCGACGCCGGCGACAGCCTGGGCCTGTTCGACGGCATCGACCCGGCGCTGGTCACCTATCACGGGCTGGTGCGCGCCGCCGCCGCGCTTTACGCCGACGGCCTTGCGCTGGACGATCCGCGGCTTTCGCCCATCCACGCCGACTTGGGCGGTTTCCCGCCCGCGCAGATCATCACCGGCACGCGCGACCTGTTGCTCAGCGATGCCACGCGGCTGCACATGCGCCTGCTGGATCTGGGCCGCGAAAGCGAGCTCAGGGTCTATGAGGGGATGTGGCACGCCTTTGCCGATATCCCCGAGGAGGCGCAGGTCTATGACGCGATGACCCGCTTCCTGCGCGCGCGCCTGGGCTGAGGGTCAGGCGCGGCGGCGCTTGTCGGGGGTCGGTGCGGCCGTGGCCAGGGTCGCGCGGATCGTGTCGGCGGTGCGCAGATAGTGGTCGCGCAGCAAGGCGACGGCCTGTTCGGGCGTGCGCGCCAGCGTGGCGTCGGCCAGGGCCTTGTGCTCGGCCTCGATGTCGCGAGTGCGCGGCCCGGTCGAGGCCAGCAGAACCGGAAGCCGGTAGCGTTCGGTCGCATGATAGAGCCGCTCGAAGAAATCGAGCATCCAGTCCGACCCGCAGGCCGCCAGCAGGGCGCGGTGAAAGGCGTGGTGACGCGCTTCCAGTTCCCAAAGGTCGGCGTCGGGGCCGCTGCGGTCGGCTTGCAGTTTCAGCGCATAGAGGGCGGCCACGATCGCCGCCGCCCAATCGTCGCCGCCCCGGGCGATCGACAGGCGCAGGGCCTCGGTCTCGATCAGCAGGCGTGTGGCCAGCGCGTCCTCGAATTCCGCCAGCGACAGCGGCGCCACGCGGAACCCGCGCAGCGTTTCCGAGGTGACCAGACGTTCCGCACCCAGCCGGTTCAGCGCCTCGCGCAGGGGCGAGAACCCCATGCCGTAGCGTTCCGCCAGATCGGCCAACCGCAGGGGGCTGCCGGGGGCAAAGGCGCCGCGAACGATGTCGTGGCGCAACCCGTGATAGGCTTTTTCCGCGAGGGTCATGGCTGGGGTCCTTTCCTGGTTCGATCCTAGGCAATGCCCCGCAGTGCTGCAATCCGAATATTTTCGAAGATTATTATTGTTGTCGAAACGATCCTGGGTCAGACTGGACGCACCATCGAACCGGAGGGGGCATCATGGCCAAGCCGAGAGAGAACTACCGCGAAGATGTCGCGGGCCGCGCCAATGTCGAGGATACGCCGGAACTTCTGGCCTATTACGACGAACTGGACACCTATAACGCCGGCGCCCTGTGGACCGTCGCGAACAAGATCGAACCGTGGGAGCCGAAATCCGATTCGGTCCCGGTGCTGTGGCGCTACCGCGACTTGCGGTCCCATGTGCTGCGCTCGGTCGATCTGGTGACGCCGGAAAAGGCCGGGCGCCGGGTGATCTATCTGAACAACCCGGGGCGCACCGATGTCGCAGCGGCGGTCGGCTGGATCTATGCCGGGCTTCAGGTCATGCATCCGGGCGAGCGGGCCTCGGCGCACCGCCATTCGGCCAGCGCGGTCCGCTTCATCATGGAAGGTTCGGGTGCCTATACCGTGGTCGATGGCCACAAGATGACGCTGGGCGCCAATGATTTCGTGCTGACGCCGAACGGCACCTGGCACGAACATGCGGTCGAATCCTCGGGCACCCCCTGCATCTGGCAGGACGGGCTGGACATCCCGCTGGTCAACGCGCTCGAGGCGAATTTCTACGAGGTCCACCCGGACCTCAGCCAGGCCGTGACCTATGCCGTGGACGACATGACCAAGACCTGGGGCAATCCGGGCCTCACCCCGAACGGCGGCAACTGGAGCAAGGGCTATAGCCCGATGTTCAAATACGAATGGGCGCCGACCTATGAGGCGCTGGGCCGCTACGCGGAATGCACCGACGGCAGCCCCTTTGACGGCGTGCTGATGGAGTATGTGAACCCCGCCAGCAACGGGCCCGTGATGAAGACCATGGGCGCCTCGATGCAGATGCTGCGGCCGGGCGAACGGACCCGCGCGCACCGCCATACCGGCAGCTATCTCTACCACGTCTCGAAAGGGCGGGGGCATTCGATCATCAACGGCCAACGCTTCGACTGGCAGGAACGCGACATCTTCTGCGTGCCGTCGTGGGCCTGGCACGAACATGCGAATGCCTCGGACACCGAGGACGCCTGCCTGTTCTGCCTGAACGACCTGCCGGTGATGCGTTCGCTGGGGCTATACCGCGAGGAAGCCTTCGGCGATAACGGGGGGCATCAGCCCGTGGTGGCCTGAGCCGGGGTTTCGACTGTCCATGCCCTTCGATCTGACACACGCCGACCTGGCGGACCTGGCGTTGCTCGCCGGGCCGGTGCTGGTCGCCGTGATGGTGGTGGTCCTCTGGCGCCGGGCGCGGCAGAGGTCCGCCCGGCGCTGGGCGGTTCTGGACGGCTCGAACATCCTCTATTGGCAGGACGGCACGCCGCGCCTCGATCCCGTGCGCGAGGTGCTGCGCGTGATGACCGCCGCCGGCTACGATTGCTGCGTGGTCTTTGACGCCAACGCCGGGCACCTGCTGTTCGGCCGCTACGGCCGCGACAGCGATTTCAGCGCCCGGCTGGGGGTGGCCAGGGACCGGGTGATGGTCGTGCCCAGGGGCGAGCCCGCCGATCCCTTCATCCTGACCGCCGCGCGCGACGCGAATGCGGTGGTCGTGACCAACGACCGGTATCGCGACTGGAGCGCGCAGTTTCCGGAAATCCACCGCAAGAACCTGCTCGTCAAGGGTGGCTTTGACGGCGGTTCGCTTTGGCTGGGCCTGCCCGATCCGGCAGCGACGGCCTGACACTTTATCAAGGAGTCCTTCATGAAACTTGTAACCTATCGCCTGGGCGTCGAGGCGGGTGCCCGTCTGGGTGTGATCGTGGACGACCTGTGCGTCGATGTGGCCGACCTGGGCCTGGCCTGCGGCGAGGACCTGCCCGACACCATGTTGGGCCTGATCGACGCCGGCCGCCCCGGCCTGTCCGCGCTGCGCGCCTGTCTCGATGAAGTGGGCGCCGACATTCCCGTGGGCTGCGCGACCGCGCTGTCCAACGTGACCCTGCTGGCGCCGATCCCGCGGCCGCGAAAGAACATCTTTGGCATCGGGTTGAACTATCTGGACCATGTCGCCGAAAGCGCGCAGGCGCTGGACACCGCGGCCGATCTGCCCAAGCAGCCGGTGATCTTCTCGAAGCCGCCGACCGCGGTGATCGGGCCGGGCCAGCCGATCCCGCACGACGCCGAGATCACCCAGCAACTGGACTGGGAGGTCGAGCTGGCGGCGATCATCGGCACCACCGCCCGCCGCGTCAGCCGCACCGAGGCGCTGGGCTACGTCTTTGGCTATTCGGTGATGATCGACGTCTCGGCGCGCGACAACCGCCGGGCCGGGCAGTGGATCGTGTCCAAGGGGATGGACGGGTTCGCGCCCTTTGGCCCCTGCATCGTCACCGCCGACGATATCCCGAACCCGCAGGACCTGGACCTGTGGCTGACGGTGAACGGCGTCGAGAAGCAGCGATCCAACACCGCCAAGATGCTGTTCAAGGTCGATGAACTGATCGCCGACATCAGCCGCGTCATCACGCTGGAACCCGGCGACATCATTGCCACCGGCACGCCCGAGGGCGTGGGCGCCGGCCGCAAGCCGCAGGAATGGCTGTGGCCCGGCGACGTGGTGGTGGCAACGGTCGAGGGGATCGGGTCGATTCGCCACCCGGTCGTCAACGTGACCCCGGCCTGACGGATGCGCTACGATCTGGATCAGGTGCCGACGCCCATCGCCTACAAGCTGCTGGCGGCGACCGTGGTGCCCAGGCCCATCGCCTGGGTCGTCACCCGGGGCGCGCAGGGCGTGAACGCG includes the following:
- the ttcA gene encoding tRNA 2-thiocytidine(32) synthetase TtcA codes for the protein MRDDADDLPGDDIHALFHGAPKTTEFRKLRKRLVQQVREAIDTFGMVRPGDRWLVCLSGGKDSYTLLAILHELKWRGLLPVDLLACNLDQGQPGFPATVLPEFLTRMGVPHRIEYQDTYSVVVDKIPQGRTYCSLCSRLRRGNLYRIAREEGCAAVVLGHHRDDMLETFFMNLFHGGRLATMPPKLVNEDGDLAVLRPLALVAEADCEKFARAMGYPVIPCDLCGSQDGLQRMQVKALLDEWERRTPGRRNVMFKALMNVRPSHLVDPALFDFAGLRPRAARLDTPDAPDRDNSNEIPLLR
- a CDS encoding DUF523 domain-containing protein; this encodes MPRILVSACLLGQPVRYDGRAKPMHDRLLATWQAQGWLVPLCPEVAAGLPTPRAPAEIAPGTTARDVLAGRGRVLGATGDDVTRAFVAGARFALQVAQDRGCGAALLTDGSPSCGSTRVYDGHHAGQRVPGAGVTAQVLRDHGIAVFAPHQIADLAEWLTR
- a CDS encoding GGDEF domain-containing protein, giving the protein MGFVNGWLGRRPGIGRLLTACAVLAPSTILATTTLPGWTVTSLIVVQAALLWAVVRTPRGRVPAGGGQAPFLDRAAVLAALAQPGDGARGAALAVRIDDADRVRRLHGDAAFALLSQELGDRLGRALRDQDVFCALDGDGFGIALFPQRALDLGGVLAIAQRVQTRLAQPVRGDHLTLWPSVSIGFATSARAASLNGLDMLQAAEVAAEKARRAGPGGLSSYSVVDFPATLNADHLGALRRALTDGEIRAYFQPQIRTDTGQVSGFEALARWQHPQRGLISPGEFLPQIESAGLSPLLAERMLRDALDLLVSLDRGGHAVPSVSVNLSAEELRNPRLADEIGWELDRRDLAPERLSLEILETVIAEGDDDVAVRTIARLAAMGCGIDLDDFGTGHASIAHIRRFAVGRIKIDRSFVTNLHRDPDQQRMVAAILSMAERLGIATLAEGVESAGEQVLLAQMGCDHLQGFAIARPMPAQDLPAWLRAHTEALERGEPWCEDTDAARAADGTAG
- the yidD gene encoding membrane protein insertion efficiency factor YidD, translating into MTAAAWVVALPVRAYRLLLSPWVGHGCRYQPTCSAYAMEALERHGALKGTWLAAKRVARCHPLGGHGYDPVPGADPAYDREHRH
- a CDS encoding pentapeptide repeat-containing protein; the protein is MDQEQTEELLVDLSASRFSVAFSTLFFGFGIAAGFLLAFSGLGFLQDSAGIIAGVFLVALCVLALAGLALYLLRDRLLSRLFGIARAQVELIATPLADVAQGAARRDPEHAAQSARRLIQVAMARYAWLATRRWIMTSLTALIAAMAALAGTALLFKQNDLIAQQIVLLSVQNDRITQQNAMLEQQTELAEAARNAALAVEVTAVAGLLGEAVDRAMGPVEQRGPMAIVPVLHPETDLARSVVFRLIAVSQALRPYRFLDPGYHQADESDLVHQAMRARRQAMPLTYARMAETNGWVDSDGPPHLVDRPASPERGQLLRVMLVNGLRETEVLSFYGLDLSFASAQGLTIGSATMQNADLAYADLSYGQMVETDFRGANLANLRFRHGQVLRSRLGRLPAADVRAPFTREPGGYDTRLIGADFTDALIEDSEFRGANAMAAQFDRALVIAADFREATLAGASFADAVLIAPQWQGAVLLSVDLDGAVVIGDDPLAALAAQAAPDSFVADRYRAEPVNLDEVLQAHDWADDDRARRIQGLVGDQPAWRLVRLGAFQ
- the yidC gene encoding membrane protein insertase YidC, with product MDDQTKNLILAFALSLAVIMGWFALFPPPQPDPADTVAQSELIPPPSAETTTPASGDATLAQPLEATARIAIDTPRLTGSLALTGGRFDDMQLRDYRETVAPGSELVHLLNPNGGARHPFYALFGWSPRGALDYDHVPGPATPWQQVGTNALTPETPVTLRWDNGAGLIFTREIAVDDGYMFTVTQTVENTGDTPVQLDPYSILAQHDVPPDMQRYYISHEGLVQMADGALIEDSYKTMRDYPVSDRERTPAREADATENAWIGFTSKYFMAALVATPGNPAAGVGQYVPGSEIYQASLRQPTVTVEPGQTATAQSMLFTGAKEYATLTGYAESLHIDRFVDAIDWGWFFFLTKPIFLVLNFYHGLIGNMGWAILALTLTLKALLLPLAWKSYVSMARMKELQPEMQAIKERAGEDRQKLQQEMMALYRDRKVNPAAGCLPIMLQIPIFFSLYKVIFVTIELRQAPWFWVFNDLSAPDPTSLYNLFGLMPWAAPETGTMLATVFLGLLPLLFGTSMWFQMRLNPAPADPMQATIFNWMPLVFMFVMGGFASGLLMYWIGNNIITFTQQYLIMTAHGSRPDIFGNIRASLKVPKGGNKGGKAK
- a CDS encoding MOSC domain-containing protein; translation: MSGARLAHIVRHPVKSAGFQTVTRAALTEGRPLPFDRLYAIATEAAGFDAAPDGWVPKMNFVRGAAEGHLQAIRATFDETTGALRLTHPARPPFAGTLPACGPALVDWLRPLWPANRPAPRALVARRDGGALTDVPGPWIAILNLASLDALAGRMGRPLSIHRFRGNLWLDGLPAWTEFDRIGHEIAIGPARLRIEQRITRCVATAHDPETGAPAGDTLAALESGWGHRDFGVYATVTRGGEIALDDPVEILP